The Desulfovibrio psychrotolerans genomic interval GCGGAGAACATTCCGCCGGGCCGTGTTTGGTCTTGCTATGGGCGTGCAGGCAAGGGGGCCTTACATGGCTTCGCCCGCATCCAGTTCGCTGATCTGCTTGTCTATGGCTTCCTGCAGTTCCGGCGGCAGGCCTTCCATCTCCACGTTCAGGAAGCCGCGTACAATGGTTGCGGTGGCTTCGTCTTCATCCAGCCCCCGAGCCATAAGGTACTCAATTTCCTCCTGAGCAATTTTGCCCACCGCCGCTTCGTGTGAAAGCTCCACGCCATCGATCGTGGCGTCCAGTTCCGGTATGGCGTGTATGCGTCCGCCGCCCAGAATCAGGCCTTTGCATTCAAGGTGTCCGCGGGCGGGCACGTTGTTCGCGCCTATGAATCCACGGTTGATGATGGTGCCGCCCGTGGTAAGGGTGCGGGCGATAATCTCCGCGCGGGTATTGGGGGCGTTCAGCAGGATGCGGTTGCCGGAATCCACATGCGAACCTTCCGGAGCCACAATAACGGAGTTGAAGCGGGCAACCGCCCCGGAACCGTTCAGGGTAATGGCGGGATACATCTGCAGGTCGCGTACGGGTTTGAGCAGTACATAGTTGCTCAGGAACACGGCGTCTTCTTCCAGAATGCCTGCGGAGCGCGGGCGAACAGCCGTATCCTCTCCCCAGTTGTGGATCATGGTGAAGGTGAGCTTGCCGCCTTTTTTTACATAGAATTCGGAAATGCCCATGTGGGCTGTTTCCTTGGCACCGTGCGCTGTGGCGCAGCCGGTGATGATGTGCATCTCCGCGCCTTCTTCCACAATGACGATGTTGTGTACGTTCTGGGCAAGACCGGAGTCCTTGATGAACAGGCAGGACTGCACGGGTTCCTTAATTTTAACCCCGGCCCGTGCGCGGATGAAGTAGCCGCCGTGCAGGGTGTCGTGCGCCGCTCTGGTGAACTCATCCTTATCCTTGTCCACCAGCTTCCACCAGTATTCGGGTAGTCCGTCGTACTTGGCAAGGGCAGCCTTGATATCCAGAATCTCCAGTCCTTCCTGCTGGCTCTTGCAGTGCACGCCGGAGTGGTTCATGTGCATGAAGGAGCCTGCGCGGTCGCTGCGGTTGACATCTATGCCCGCATAGAGCAGGCGTTCCTTGTCTTCCGGGGAGAGGCTGGAAAGGTCTTCAATGGGGGCGGCAGTACCGCCGTCCATGCGGAATTTGGCAAGATCGATTTTCTGCATGCTAATACACCTCCCTGAAGTCGGCGAGGTCGATGTGTTCACCGTTTTCGGCACTGAGGCAGCGCAGACATTCTTTGTAGCCGTGCCGGGAGATGTGGTCGAGGATGTCACGGGGACGCGCCTCGCAGCACAGTCTGCCATTGTACATCACCTGTCCGCGGTCAGCGTTCACGTATTCGAGAATGTGGCCCGTGTGCGTGATAATGAGCCCCGCTGTGCGGCAGGAGGATTTGGCCATCTTCATGGTGCAGGATGCGGGCTGCATGCCGTCCAGCAGTTCGCGGGCGGTTCTGCCTATGAGCGACATGTTTTCAAGGTCCACGCCGGATTCCGGTTCGTCAAAGAGTATAAGGTCGGGGCGCTGCGCCATAAGCTGCAACAACTCGGAGCGCTTGATTTCCCCGCCGGAGAACCCGGCGTTGATGTCGCGGTGCAGAAAGCGCGAAAAGTTGACCTTGCGTGCCAGTCCTTCCACATCCACTTCCCGGCCTTGAGCGCACATTTGGACAAGATGCCCTGTCTTCAGTCCGTGGATTGTGGGCGGACGCTGGAAAGACATGCCCATGCCAAGGCGCGCGCGCTCATACATGGGAGAATGGGTTATATCCACCCCTTTGAAGAGGATGCGCCCTTTGGTTACGGTGTAGTTGCCAAAACCCATGAGCGTCATGAGCAGGGTGGTCTTGCCCGACCCGTTGGGGCCGAAGAGGATGAACGTTTCTCCTTCGGGAATGGTCAGGTCGATGCCCTTGAGCACCTCCACATCCCCGATGTTCACATGGAGATTTTGAATTTGCAGCATTAAAAACCCCGTCTTGCGGTGTGGAATTTCGGACGGCAGCGCATCCGGACGCACCGTTATGCGGCATGAATCCGCTCAAGTCAATGCGCTGCCCGGCGGGAGGCGGATTAGTCGTCTCCCGGGTGTCTCGGAGGGGCTATGACCGACCGGTGCGGCGGAGTCCCTTCCGGGGTGTGGCAGTAATAACAATGTCCCCTGCGCCGGAAGAAGGGGAGCATGACAATGCCTGCAATAAATCCGCCTGCATGCGCCCACCAGGCTATGCTTGCCCCGCTGCCTCCGGCAGCCATGGAGCCGATGCCTGAAAGCACCTGCATGCCGAACCATATGCCCAGATAGAGCACGGCGGGAAGGTCAAAGAACAGCGGAATGATAACAATGGGAACAAGCGTGGTGACGCGTGAATGGGGATACAGGAGAAAGTAGGCCCCCATAACGCCCGCTATGGCACCGGAAGCACCCACTATGGGAATGGTCGCCTCTGCGTTGAAAAACAGGTGCGCGAGCATGGCGGCAAGCCCGCAGGTGAGGTAAAAGGCGGTGAACCGCACAGGCCCCATAACATCCTCAATGTTGTCGCCGAAAATCCACAGCGACCACATGTTCACGATAAGGTGCATCCACCCTCCGTGCAGGAACTGATGGGTGATAAAGGCAAACTGTCCGTAAGCAGGGTAGCCCGCCTGCAGTGCCCAATCGGGAAAGGCGTAGCGGGCCGGTACCACGCCGTATACGTGAAGAAGCTCGAACAGTTCCCTTCCGTTCAGGCTTTGCTGATACAGAAAGGCCAGAATATTCAGCGCCAGAATAGTGTATACCGCGTAGGGCGTGTGAACGCGGGGAATGCTGTCGCGTATGGGAAACAATGGTACCTCGTCTTTCTATCAGGCAGGCGGTGCCGTCTCCCACAGGGAGGCGAGACGTTCCGCCATTGCGTTCCGTGCGGCGTTTCTGCGTTTTTCGAGCGATTCCGCAAGAATATGCGCGTTGGAGGCCAGTGCCTCAGGAGTTCCGCCGTTATCCACCACAATGTCGCAGGCGGCCATTTTATCGTCTTCCGCCCACTGCCACGATTCCATAACCGCAAGCATATCCCCGT includes:
- a CDS encoding SufB/SufD family protein, translated to MQKIDLAKFRMDGGTAAPIEDLSSLSPEDKERLLYAGIDVNRSDRAGSFMHMNHSGVHCKSQQEGLEILDIKAALAKYDGLPEYWWKLVDKDKDEFTRAAHDTLHGGYFIRARAGVKIKEPVQSCLFIKDSGLAQNVHNIVIVEEGAEMHIITGCATAHGAKETAHMGISEFYVKKGGKLTFTMIHNWGEDTAVRPRSAGILEEDAVFLSNYVLLKPVRDLQMYPAITLNGSGAVARFNSVIVAPEGSHVDSGNRILLNAPNTRAEIIARTLTTGGTIINRGFIGANNVPARGHLECKGLILGGGRIHAIPELDATIDGVELSHEAAVGKIAQEEIEYLMARGLDEDEATATIVRGFLNVEMEGLPPELQEAIDKQISELDAGEAM
- a CDS encoding rhomboid family intramembrane serine protease; protein product: MFPIRDSIPRVHTPYAVYTILALNILAFLYQQSLNGRELFELLHVYGVVPARYAFPDWALQAGYPAYGQFAFITHQFLHGGWMHLIVNMWSLWIFGDNIEDVMGPVRFTAFYLTCGLAAMLAHLFFNAEATIPIVGASGAIAGVMGAYFLLYPHSRVTTLVPIVIIPLFFDLPAVLYLGIWFGMQVLSGIGSMAAGGSGASIAWWAHAGGFIAGIVMLPFFRRRGHCYYCHTPEGTPPHRSVIAPPRHPGDD
- a CDS encoding ABC transporter ATP-binding protein, coding for MLQIQNLHVNIGDVEVLKGIDLTIPEGETFILFGPNGSGKTTLLMTLMGFGNYTVTKGRILFKGVDITHSPMYERARLGMGMSFQRPPTIHGLKTGHLVQMCAQGREVDVEGLARKVNFSRFLHRDINAGFSGGEIKRSELLQLMAQRPDLILFDEPESGVDLENMSLIGRTARELLDGMQPASCTMKMAKSSCRTAGLIITHTGHILEYVNADRGQVMYNGRLCCEARPRDILDHISRHGYKECLRCLSAENGEHIDLADFREVY